Proteins co-encoded in one Bremerella sp. TYQ1 genomic window:
- a CDS encoding LamG-like jellyroll fold domain-containing protein yields the protein MSHSSNQQIHEAIERYFLDPNSLTRQEQADLIDALREDAEARARFRRAAQIDAQLRYESSGEEPPVVPPPHRSPVSSPLSRWTLAIAATLLIAASVAYWNWPQAKPIDSDPIAGPTPEEIAPDVTPATSTAIAMLDVGHNQHFAEGLGPAGNEFFPGDYHLTEGAVTLDFQNGVAVSVESPAKFSIIDGMHMELQTGRARAIVPETGHGFVIATPTMEVEDLGTEFGVFVDEQQNQELHVFAGEVRLKQPNQASELLTENSALAWNAESQRRSISPDDRAFATSTSIGYRRWLDHSRMLRSDPSALFYFDFETDSRDSTQVVNLAESTVVPDGFLNGGIWATGRWPEKGALLFENRGDRIELDIPGTYHQVTIMGWVQMNRFDYALQSLFNTINYDPGEHHWNLQRNGAYRIGVNSEYNHTAPKSIPQFQWTHVAAQLDSVAKESVYYMNGEEIARYNWSTGRAIRYGPSSIGAYGYTNRHGKIVFERELRGRIDEFGLFGRILSASEIREAYEAGRNFQ from the coding sequence ATGAGTCATTCATCGAATCAGCAAATTCACGAAGCAATCGAGCGTTACTTTCTCGATCCCAATTCGCTTACCCGCCAGGAACAAGCCGACTTGATCGATGCGCTGCGGGAAGATGCCGAGGCCCGAGCTCGGTTCCGACGCGCTGCTCAGATCGATGCCCAACTTCGTTACGAATCAAGCGGTGAAGAACCTCCAGTCGTTCCGCCACCGCATCGCTCGCCGGTATCGTCCCCGCTTTCCCGCTGGACGCTCGCGATTGCCGCAACTTTGTTAATAGCAGCATCGGTCGCGTATTGGAATTGGCCGCAAGCGAAGCCGATCGACTCCGATCCGATTGCCGGACCTACCCCGGAAGAGATTGCCCCAGACGTAACGCCAGCGACATCAACGGCGATTGCCATGCTGGATGTCGGCCACAATCAACACTTCGCGGAAGGCCTTGGCCCGGCAGGCAACGAGTTCTTCCCCGGCGATTACCATCTGACGGAAGGAGCTGTAACGCTCGACTTCCAAAATGGAGTGGCTGTTTCGGTGGAAAGCCCTGCGAAGTTCTCGATCATCGACGGCATGCATATGGAACTGCAAACCGGACGGGCCCGCGCCATCGTTCCGGAAACAGGGCATGGTTTTGTCATCGCCACACCGACGATGGAAGTCGAAGACCTCGGCACCGAGTTCGGTGTGTTTGTCGACGAACAACAAAACCAAGAGCTGCACGTTTTCGCCGGCGAAGTTCGCTTGAAACAGCCCAATCAAGCCTCAGAACTGCTCACCGAGAACTCGGCGTTGGCCTGGAATGCGGAGAGCCAACGACGTTCGATTTCGCCTGACGATCGCGCCTTTGCGACCAGCACGTCGATCGGTTATCGCCGCTGGCTCGATCATAGCCGCATGCTGCGTAGCGATCCTTCCGCCCTCTTTTACTTCGACTTTGAAACCGACTCGCGTGATAGCACCCAAGTCGTCAACCTGGCCGAATCGACGGTCGTGCCGGATGGCTTTCTCAATGGCGGCATCTGGGCCACCGGACGTTGGCCTGAGAAAGGGGCGTTGCTGTTTGAAAACCGCGGCGATCGTATCGAGCTCGACATTCCTGGCACCTATCACCAGGTCACCATCATGGGCTGGGTGCAGATGAATCGCTTCGATTACGCACTGCAGTCGTTGTTCAACACCATCAACTACGACCCCGGCGAACATCACTGGAACCTGCAACGGAATGGAGCTTACCGCATCGGTGTGAATTCGGAATATAACCACACCGCTCCGAAATCGATCCCGCAATTTCAGTGGACGCACGTTGCTGCGCAGCTCGACAGCGTGGCAAAAGAGTCGGTCTATTACATGAACGGCGAAGAGATCGCTCGGTACAACTGGAGCACCGGACGCGCCATTCGATACGGACCGAGCAGCATCGGCGCTTATGGTTACACCAACCGTCACGGCAAGATTGTCTTCGAGCGTGAACTGCGCGGCCGCATCGATGAATTTGGCTTATTCGGCCGCATTTTGTCCGCTTCAGAAATTCGTGAAGCGTACGAGGCTGGTAGAAACTTTCAATAG
- a CDS encoding sigma-70 family RNA polymerase sigma factor produces the protein MEKDRFLTLFLKHERELAGIARAALPDWNAVDDVLQEASLVMWRKIDQLQADDEFIPWARMVLRFEVLKYRRSCSRDRLLLDDDLVALIASEAEDDATEVVQEQRQAIRACLDKFPTEHRKLLLAPYTRDEAVKEMAEAAGKTANSLYKRLGRLRVKLHDCVRLQLAATS, from the coding sequence GTGGAAAAAGATCGATTCCTGACTCTGTTTTTGAAGCATGAACGCGAGCTCGCCGGCATCGCGCGGGCTGCTTTGCCAGACTGGAATGCCGTGGACGATGTGCTCCAGGAAGCCAGCCTCGTCATGTGGCGGAAGATCGATCAGCTGCAAGCCGACGACGAATTCATCCCGTGGGCTCGGATGGTCCTGCGATTCGAAGTCCTCAAGTATCGCCGCAGCTGCAGCCGCGACCGCTTACTTTTGGACGACGATTTAGTCGCACTGATTGCCTCGGAAGCGGAAGACGATGCCACCGAGGTCGTTCAAGAGCAACGCCAAGCCATCCGCGCCTGTTTAGATAAGTTTCCGACCGAACACCGTAAGCTTTTGCTCGCCCCGTATACCCGCGACGAAGCCGTCAAAGAAATGGCAGAAGCGGCCGGCAAAACGGCCAACAGTTTATATAAGCGTTTAGGCAGACTTCGCGTCAAACTTCACGATTGCGTTCGCCTCCAATTGGCGGCTACCTCATGA